A stretch of Paenibacillus sp. URB8-2 DNA encodes these proteins:
- a CDS encoding UbiA-like polyprenyltransferase: protein MFKKIGIFLQMIKFEHTVFALPFAFMGALLGSMVMSGSLPSWRDIGWIIIAMFGARSAAMGLNRLIDRVSDAKNPRTAKRAIPAGLLKAGEVIVFIAFSFFLLFWAAFKLNPLSAKLLPIAVFLLVFYSFTKRFTWACHLILGLTIALAPLGGWVAVTGKVDLTAMVFYFTIMFWTAGFDVIYSCQDVEFDKKEGLRSIPVRFGVAGALKIAKVFHILTGLGFISLLFMAHLSWWYIVGMVIAYIILFYEHHIVSPNDLSRLQTAFFTMNGVLSIVVFSFTLIDLVVQTYK, encoded by the coding sequence ATGTTTAAGAAAATCGGTATTTTTCTGCAGATGATCAAGTTTGAACATACGGTCTTTGCCCTTCCGTTTGCGTTTATGGGCGCATTGCTCGGCTCGATGGTCATGTCCGGTTCACTGCCTTCCTGGCGGGACATTGGCTGGATCATCATTGCCATGTTCGGCGCGCGAAGCGCTGCGATGGGCTTAAACCGGCTGATCGACCGCGTAAGCGACGCCAAAAATCCGCGTACGGCCAAAAGAGCCATTCCTGCGGGACTGCTGAAGGCGGGGGAAGTGATTGTTTTTATCGCCTTTTCCTTCTTCCTGCTGTTCTGGGCCGCTTTCAAGCTGAATCCGCTGTCGGCCAAACTGCTGCCCATCGCGGTCTTTCTTTTAGTGTTTTATTCTTTTACCAAGCGTTTCACTTGGGCTTGTCATCTGATACTCGGCCTGACGATCGCGCTTGCCCCGCTTGGGGGATGGGTTGCGGTCACCGGCAAGGTGGACTTGACCGCAATGGTGTTTTATTTCACCATCATGTTCTGGACGGCCGGCTTTGACGTCATTTATTCCTGCCAGGATGTCGAGTTCGACAAGAAGGAAGGGCTGCGCTCCATTCCGGTCCGTTTCGGCGTCGCGGGAGCGCTTAAGATCGCCAAGGTGTTTCATATCCTGACCGGTCTTGGTTTTATATCGCTGCTGTTTATGGCCCATTTGAGCTGGTGGTATATCGTTGGTATGGTGATCGCTTATATTATTTTGTTCTATGAGCACCATATCGTTTCTCCGAACGATTTAAGCCGTCTGCAAACGGCGTTTTTTACGATGAACGGGGTGCTCAGCATCGTGGTGTTTTCTTTTACTTTGATTGACTTGGTGGTGCAGACTTACAAATGA
- a CDS encoding DUF3939 domain-containing protein: protein MVRIRSGWMTYRVRFTREGTLPSLRAAGLLGILLLALFLSGCMYPGKEVSGSAISYRESVKKIQTAVDDYYQDEGLLPIMNADETTPRYEKFRIDLDKLNKRGYLDAIPATAFEKGGSVYFLLLDEERNPTVKVMDLATVQAVNDVQRKVNLYRSSHGGELPAAGELYPGLYSVDGNKAGTESMKLTSVFSGQEMDYIMDKTGSVYADYVFDIMSAVDKGKEQPAPDEDLRSYLLENSWFVPVKSLPYYWVGGQPVPRPSSDK, encoded by the coding sequence GTGGTAAGAATACGGAGTGGATGGATGACTTATCGGGTGCGATTTACTCGAGAAGGCACCCTGCCGTCTTTACGCGCCGCCGGTTTGCTGGGTATTCTTCTCCTTGCTCTTTTTCTGTCGGGCTGCATGTATCCCGGGAAGGAGGTTAGCGGTTCCGCCATCAGCTACCGGGAGAGTGTCAAAAAGATACAGACCGCTGTCGATGATTACTATCAAGATGAAGGCTTGCTCCCGATCATGAATGCCGACGAGACGACGCCGAGATACGAGAAATTCCGGATTGATCTGGATAAGCTTAATAAAAGGGGCTATTTGGACGCCATTCCGGCGACGGCCTTCGAAAAAGGAGGCAGCGTCTACTTTTTGCTGCTGGATGAGGAGAGGAATCCGACGGTCAAAGTGATGGATCTCGCAACCGTCCAGGCCGTGAATGATGTCCAGCGGAAGGTGAATCTGTACCGTTCGTCCCATGGCGGCGAGCTGCCCGCTGCAGGAGAGCTGTACCCCGGTCTGTATTCGGTCGACGGCAACAAAGCCGGAACGGAAAGCATGAAGCTGACTAGCGTGTTCTCCGGCCAGGAGATGGATTATATCATGGACAAAACCGGCAGCGTATACGCGGATTATGTGTTCGATATTATGTCTGCGGTGGACAAGGGGAAAGAACAGCCGGCTCCCGATGAGGATCTGCGCTCGTACTTGCTGGAAAATTCCTGGTTTGTCCCTGTCAAATCGCTCCCTTATTACTGGGTTGGGGGGCAGCCTGTTCCCCGTCCTTCATCCGATAAGTAA
- a CDS encoding HU family DNA-binding protein — MNKSDLINQVTEATELPKKDVTKAVDAVFEAITEALQGGDKVQLVGFGNFEVRERSARKGRNPQTGEEIEIPSSKVPAFKPGKALKDGIK; from the coding sequence ATGAATAAATCTGATTTGATCAATCAAGTGACGGAAGCAACTGAACTTCCCAAGAAAGATGTTACCAAAGCGGTAGACGCCGTATTCGAGGCGATTACGGAAGCTTTGCAGGGTGGTGACAAGGTACAACTGGTCGGATTTGGCAACTTCGAAGTCCGCGAGCGTTCCGCACGTAAAGGCCGCAATCCGCAAACCGGTGAAGAAATCGAAATTCCTTCGAGCAAAGTTCCGGCATTCAAACCGGGCAAAGCGCTTAAAGACGGGATTAAATAA
- a CDS encoding stage VI sporulation protein F, which yields MSRNFSKDALNAINKKTGKNISEGAVKKLASTVKPGTLQSEAQLRQLIKQVSAMAKVPVSEDTIKEIISAVKKTGSSSSMESLMKMMLKK from the coding sequence ATGAGCCGAAATTTTTCCAAGGACGCCTTGAACGCCATTAATAAAAAGACGGGCAAAAACATCTCGGAAGGCGCCGTTAAAAAACTGGCCAGTACGGTCAAACCGGGAACGCTGCAGAGTGAAGCCCAGCTCCGCCAATTGATTAAGCAGGTGTCCGCGATGGCCAAAGTGCCAGTGAGCGAAGACACGATCAAAGAAATTATCAGTGCGGTGAAGAAGACCGGGAGTTCGAGCAGCATGGAAAGCTTAATGAAAATGATGCTGAAAAAATAA
- the spoIVA gene encoding stage IV sporulation protein A — MEKVDIFKDIAERTGGDIYLGVVGAVRTGKSTFIKRFMETIVLPNITSEADRVRAVDELPQSAAGKTIMTTEPKFVPNNAVQIKVTEGLEVNVRLVDCVGYAVDGAKGYEDENGPRMISTPWFEEPIPFQEAAEIGTRKVIQEHSTLGVVVTTDGTIAEIPRGSYVDSEERVIAELKEVGKPFVLVINSTRPRSEETQQLRSELAAKYDIPVMSLSAATMTEEDVTGVLREVLYEFPVHEVNVNLPSWVMVLPENHWLRSNYENSVRDTVKDIRRLRDVDRLVSQFTEYDFIDRAGLSGMNMGQGVAEIDLYAPEELYDQVLMEVVGVEIRGKDHLLQLMQEFSHAKREYDRFSEALEMVKTTGYGIAAPSLAEMALDEPELIRQGTRFGVRLKATAPSIHMIRVDVESEFSPIIGTEKQSEELVRYLMQDFENDPIKIWESDIFGRSLHSIVREGIQGKIAMMPDNARYKLQETLGRIINEGSGGLIAIIL, encoded by the coding sequence TTGGAAAAAGTGGATATTTTCAAGGACATTGCCGAACGTACCGGCGGGGACATCTATCTGGGAGTCGTCGGCGCGGTCCGCACGGGGAAATCGACATTTATTAAGCGCTTTATGGAAACGATCGTGCTGCCCAACATTACGAGCGAGGCGGACCGCGTCCGTGCCGTAGATGAGCTGCCGCAAAGCGCGGCGGGCAAGACGATCATGACAACCGAGCCGAAGTTCGTTCCGAACAATGCGGTTCAGATTAAAGTGACCGAGGGACTGGAGGTCAATGTCAGGCTTGTGGATTGCGTCGGCTACGCGGTCGATGGCGCCAAGGGCTATGAGGACGAGAACGGTCCGCGGATGATCTCCACGCCGTGGTTCGAAGAGCCGATTCCCTTCCAGGAAGCCGCGGAGATTGGCACGCGCAAAGTGATTCAAGAGCATTCGACGCTGGGCGTCGTCGTCACGACAGACGGCACCATTGCGGAAATTCCGCGTGGCTCCTATGTGGATTCGGAAGAACGCGTCATTGCAGAGCTCAAGGAGGTCGGCAAGCCATTCGTACTCGTCATCAACTCGACCCGGCCTAGGAGCGAGGAAACCCAGCAGCTCCGCAGCGAGCTTGCGGCCAAATACGATATTCCGGTCATGTCGCTTAGCGCAGCCACCATGACTGAAGAAGACGTCACCGGCGTGCTGCGTGAAGTATTGTATGAATTCCCCGTGCATGAAGTGAATGTCAATCTGCCGAGCTGGGTGATGGTGCTTCCCGAAAATCACTGGCTGCGCAGCAATTACGAGAATTCGGTACGCGATACGGTCAAGGATATCCGCCGCCTCCGCGACGTCGACCGGCTCGTTTCCCAATTTACGGAATATGACTTTATCGACAGAGCCGGACTCAGCGGCATGAATATGGGCCAGGGCGTCGCGGAAATCGACCTGTATGCGCCCGAAGAGCTGTACGACCAGGTGCTGATGGAAGTCGTCGGCGTCGAAATCCGAGGCAAGGACCATCTGCTTCAGCTGATGCAGGAGTTCTCCCACGCCAAGCGGGAATACGACCGGTTCTCGGAAGCGCTGGAAATGGTCAAGACGACCGGCTACGGCATCGCCGCGCCTTCCCTGGCGGAAATGGCGCTCGACGAGCCGGAACTGATCCGCCAAGGCACCCGCTTCGGAGTGCGGCTGAAAGCAACGGCTCCTTCCATTCATATGATCCGCGTCGATGTCGAATCGGAATTCTCGCCTATTATCGGTACGGAGAAGCAGAGTGAAGAACTTGTCCGCTACCTGATGCAGGATTTCGAGAACGACCCGATCAAAATTTGGGAGTCGGATATTTTCGGCCGGTCGCTGCACAGCATCGTCCGGGAAGGCATTCAGGGCAAAATTGCGATGATGCCGGACAACGCCCGCTACAAGCTGCAAGAAACGCTTGGCCGTATCATCAACGAAGGCTCCGGCGGCTTGATTGCCATTATCTTGTAA
- the der gene encoding ribosome biogenesis GTPase Der: MARPVVAIVGRPNVGKSTIFNRLIGDRLAIVEDKPGITRDRIYGVSEWNGKAFSVIDTGGIEIDGEDMILKSIRVQAELAIEEADLIVFMCEAKSGLTNADEEVAQLLFRSGKPVILAINKVDNMKRAEDIYEFYSLGFGDPIGISGSHGTGIGDLLDAVTEKLPEPKDEEYDEDVIRVALIGRPNVGKSSLVNAILGEERVIVSDVAGTTRDAIDTPFERDGQRYVLIDTAGMRKRGKVYETTEKYSVMRAMRAIERADVVLVVINGEEGIIDQDKHIAGYAHDAGKASMFVVNKWDAVEKDDKTMQHFENKIRDHFLFMTYAPVVFLSALTKQRLHKLLPIVQHVAQQHSLRIATHLLNDVVSDAVAINPPPTDKGRRLRINYVTQVAVKPPTIVVFVNDPSLMHFSYERYLENKIRGAFNFEGTPIRIFTRRKSDDE, from the coding sequence ATGGCAAGACCCGTTGTGGCCATCGTAGGAAGGCCCAATGTCGGGAAATCGACGATTTTCAACCGGCTGATCGGCGATCGGCTGGCTATAGTTGAGGATAAGCCCGGAATTACCCGGGACCGGATATACGGCGTATCGGAATGGAACGGCAAGGCGTTCAGCGTAATCGATACGGGCGGTATCGAGATTGATGGCGAGGATATGATTCTAAAATCCATCCGTGTTCAGGCGGAGCTTGCGATCGAGGAAGCGGACCTCATCGTATTCATGTGCGAAGCGAAGAGCGGACTGACGAATGCAGACGAAGAAGTGGCCCAGCTGTTGTTCCGGTCGGGCAAGCCGGTGATTCTGGCGATCAATAAAGTGGATAATATGAAGCGGGCTGAGGACATCTATGAATTCTACAGCCTTGGATTCGGCGATCCGATCGGCATTTCCGGCAGCCACGGCACCGGAATCGGCGATCTGCTGGATGCGGTTACGGAGAAGCTTCCGGAGCCCAAGGATGAAGAGTATGACGAAGATGTGATCCGCGTTGCGCTGATCGGACGCCCGAATGTAGGCAAATCGTCGCTGGTCAACGCAATTCTCGGCGAGGAACGCGTAATTGTCAGCGATGTGGCGGGCACGACACGCGACGCGATTGATACACCGTTCGAACGCGATGGACAGCGTTATGTTCTCATCGATACGGCCGGTATGCGCAAGCGCGGCAAAGTGTACGAAACGACCGAAAAATACAGCGTGATGCGCGCCATGCGGGCGATTGAACGAGCGGATGTCGTGCTTGTCGTCATTAATGGCGAGGAAGGCATTATCGACCAGGATAAGCATATCGCCGGGTATGCCCACGATGCTGGCAAGGCGTCGATGTTCGTAGTCAACAAGTGGGATGCCGTCGAGAAAGACGACAAGACGATGCAGCACTTTGAGAACAAGATCCGCGACCATTTTCTGTTCATGACTTATGCGCCGGTCGTCTTTTTGTCCGCGCTGACGAAGCAGCGCCTGCATAAGCTGCTGCCTATTGTGCAGCATGTCGCGCAGCAGCACTCCCTCCGCATCGCCACGCATCTTCTCAACGATGTCGTATCGGATGCCGTTGCGATCAACCCGCCGCCGACCGACAAGGGACGCCGTCTGCGCATCAACTATGTGACGCAGGTGGCGGTGAAGCCGCCGACGATTGTGGTATTCGTAAATGATCCGTCACTGATGCACTTCTCCTACGAGCGTTATCTGGAGAACAAGATCCGTGGTGCGTTCAATTTTGAGGGAACGCCGATCCGAATCTTTACACGGCGTAAATCCGACGATGAATAG
- a CDS encoding demethylmenaquinone methyltransferase produces the protein MNKSTVTGDNGIKPKEQYVHSVFEKIAGKYDTMNDILSFRRHKFWRQFAMDKMAMRPGDTAVDLCCGTCDWSIALAEESETGDVIGLDFSEGMLAVGRRKVEERGLGEQITLVQGNAMNLPFGDCSFNYATIGFGLRNVPDPVQVLREMKRVLKPGGMVVCLELSKPTVQPFKSIYYFYFKRMLPLLGKLFAKSYEQYKWLPESLALFPDRKQLEQIFRETGLERVESFPLTGGIAALHIGLKENGDV, from the coding sequence ATGAATAAGTCAACGGTAACCGGCGATAACGGAATCAAGCCGAAGGAACAGTATGTACATTCCGTATTTGAGAAAATCGCCGGAAAGTACGATACGATGAACGATATTCTCAGCTTCAGGCGCCATAAGTTCTGGAGGCAATTCGCCATGGACAAAATGGCGATGCGCCCCGGCGACACCGCCGTCGATTTATGCTGCGGCACCTGCGACTGGAGCATTGCACTGGCGGAGGAGAGCGAGACCGGCGACGTCATCGGTCTTGATTTCAGCGAGGGCATGCTTGCCGTAGGCCGCCGCAAGGTAGAGGAGCGGGGGCTCGGCGAGCAGATTACGCTTGTTCAGGGCAACGCGATGAATCTGCCGTTCGGAGACTGCTCCTTCAATTACGCGACGATCGGCTTCGGTCTTCGCAACGTGCCCGATCCCGTTCAGGTGCTTCGCGAAATGAAGCGCGTTCTGAAACCCGGAGGGATGGTCGTCTGCCTGGAATTGTCTAAACCGACGGTACAGCCATTCAAGAGCATTTATTATTTTTATTTCAAACGGATGCTCCCGCTGCTCGGCAAGCTGTTCGCGAAGAGCTATGAGCAGTACAAATGGCTTCCCGAATCGCTCGCGCTGTTTCCGGACCGAAAGCAGTTGGAGCAGATTTTCCGTGAAACCGGCCTAGAACGCGTAGAATCGTTCCCCTTGACAGGAGGCATCGCGGCATTACACATTGGGCTCAAGGAGAATGGGGATGTTTAA
- the mtrB gene encoding trp RNA-binding attenuation protein MtrB, with the protein MSDSKNAAAQDAAASDYIVVKAKENGVQVIGLTRGLDTRFHHTEKLDKGEVMIAQFTDQTSAMKIRGKAEIMTKHGQLESGI; encoded by the coding sequence ATGAGCGACAGCAAGAACGCGGCCGCCCAGGATGCGGCGGCAAGCGATTATATCGTGGTCAAGGCCAAGGAGAACGGCGTGCAGGTGATCGGACTTACGAGAGGCCTGGATACTCGTTTCCATCACACCGAAAAGCTCGACAAGGGCGAGGTGATGATTGCCCAGTTTACCGATCAGACCTCTGCGATGAAGATCCGCGGCAAGGCGGAGATTATGACCAAGCACGGACAATTGGAAAGCGGGATCTGA
- the plsY gene encoding glycerol-3-phosphate 1-O-acyltransferase PlsY, giving the protein MAFEIAVIVISYLLGSVSFSVLLAKLLKGIDIRHYGSGNAGATNTLRVLGTGPAILVLVLDVLKGIVAVWLGVWADGWGSGVAAVCGIAAIIGHNWPLYFHFKGGKGIATTIGVMATLSLMPALYAGIIAILAIVVTRYVSLGSLLFVAFTPVFLLFTGFTYPVLWTSLIIAVFAFWRHRTNIIKIAQRRENKIGSKSKGGKRVV; this is encoded by the coding sequence GTGGCGTTTGAAATTGCGGTAATTGTAATCAGCTATCTGCTTGGCTCTGTCAGCTTTAGCGTTCTGCTGGCGAAGCTGCTCAAGGGTATTGATATAAGGCATTACGGAAGCGGTAATGCCGGGGCAACCAATACGCTGCGGGTTCTTGGAACAGGACCCGCCATACTGGTGCTTGTTCTGGACGTGCTTAAAGGCATTGTCGCCGTCTGGCTTGGAGTATGGGCGGACGGTTGGGGAAGCGGAGTCGCCGCCGTCTGCGGCATCGCTGCCATAATCGGGCATAACTGGCCGCTGTACTTTCATTTCAAAGGGGGCAAAGGGATAGCAACCACGATCGGCGTAATGGCGACGCTATCCTTAATGCCCGCGTTGTATGCCGGAATTATCGCTATTCTGGCCATCGTTGTTACCCGCTATGTCTCGCTCGGCTCGCTTCTGTTCGTTGCTTTTACACCGGTGTTCCTGCTGTTCACCGGCTTTACATATCCGGTGCTCTGGACGAGCCTCATCATCGCCGTCTTTGCATTCTGGCGGCACCGGACGAATATAATTAAAATCGCGCAGCGGCGCGAGAATAAAATCGGTTCCAAATCCAAAGGAGGGAAACGCGTTGTCTGA
- a CDS encoding heptaprenyl diphosphate synthase component 1, which yields MKPYRIPQLAKSYTDYDMIQRHTELPPFPDARGSLLYIFLNHGAARQPDAELYTLVTTLVQLGLDTHESIDLPAGSSGEDAMRPRQLKVLAGDYFSSWFYHLLAKSGEIGIIGSLSSAIAEFNVLKAQLYSKAKELMLTAEAYLQAMVQLNMRLFRSFTPLIDQRLADPWQNLLYEFSRYETVALELKRGASPAEALDGFCYWHLLEAGNEDERRQLRARKLELTDWKKLKMKYKCDSLLTDKLHQALDSIQGIIQDLRDESLTRELRAALDRFLLQSKITGQAAGEA from the coding sequence ATGAAACCGTACCGCATACCGCAACTGGCTAAATCTTATACGGACTACGACATGATTCAGCGGCATACGGAGCTGCCGCCATTTCCGGATGCCCGGGGATCGTTGTTATATATATTTCTGAACCATGGCGCAGCCCGGCAGCCTGATGCAGAGCTGTACACGCTCGTTACCACCCTTGTGCAGCTGGGACTGGATACCCATGAGTCGATTGACCTTCCGGCCGGCTCTTCAGGAGAGGACGCCATGCGCCCGCGGCAGCTGAAGGTGCTGGCCGGAGATTATTTCAGCAGCTGGTTTTACCATCTTTTGGCCAAAAGCGGCGAGATTGGAATCATCGGTTCCTTAAGCTCGGCTATCGCTGAATTTAATGTTCTTAAAGCCCAGCTGTACAGTAAGGCAAAAGAGCTGATGCTTACGGCTGAAGCCTATTTGCAGGCTATGGTGCAGCTGAATATGAGGCTGTTCCGTTCATTCACACCGCTGATCGATCAACGGCTGGCCGACCCTTGGCAGAATCTGCTGTACGAGTTCAGTCGGTACGAGACGGTGGCGCTGGAGCTGAAGCGGGGAGCATCCCCTGCCGAAGCGCTGGACGGATTCTGCTATTGGCATCTGCTGGAGGCTGGCAACGAGGACGAGAGACGGCAGCTTCGGGCACGGAAGCTCGAGCTTACAGACTGGAAGAAGCTGAAGATGAAGTATAAATGTGATTCTCTGCTGACGGACAAGCTGCACCAGGCGTTGGATTCCATTCAGGGGATTATTCAGGACCTCAGGGACGAAAGCCTGACCCGCGAGCTGCGGGCGGCGCTCGACCGCTTCCTTTTGCAGTCGAAAATTACAGGACAAGCTGCGGGGGAGGCATAG
- a CDS encoding 2Fe-2S iron-sulfur cluster-binding protein → MKPHKRYKVIFLPEGQQTEAARGLSLLEAARKAGVKIATRCGGKAGCLMCKVKIDAEEEGAVKPPGDAERRKLGSQLHEGVRLACQAEVWGDVHVTVPEDPLKAAVRRRLEEARRGREDELW, encoded by the coding sequence ATGAAACCGCATAAAAGATACAAGGTCATCTTTCTCCCGGAGGGACAGCAGACCGAGGCGGCAAGAGGACTTTCACTGCTGGAGGCGGCGCGGAAGGCGGGCGTCAAGATTGCAACCCGGTGCGGCGGGAAAGCCGGATGCCTGATGTGCAAGGTCAAGATTGACGCGGAGGAAGAAGGAGCGGTGAAACCGCCCGGAGATGCCGAGCGCCGGAAGCTGGGCAGCCAACTGCACGAAGGCGTACGTCTGGCCTGCCAAGCCGAGGTATGGGGCGACGTCCATGTTACCGTTCCCGAAGACCCATTGAAAGCTGCCGTGCGCCGAAGGCTGGAAGAAGCCCGGCGCGGCCGGGAGGATGAATTGTGGTAA
- the rpsA gene encoding 30S ribosomal protein S1 — translation MSEEIRNQEAAENVVNNESVEAVDSAANNQEELASQDELEQIISLKKGDTVKGTIVKIEDNQAYVSIGYKYDGVIPIRELSSVQLDNAASAVEVGQEVECKVVSINDNKESLVLSKRAVDSEKSWDDLENYYNSQEAFEVTVADVVKGGLVADVGARGFIPASMVERHFVEDFSDYKGRTLRVKVKELDRENGKVILSAKEVLEEEFEANKQKIMSELSEGQIIEGTVQRLTQFGAFVDVGGVDGLVHVSEIAWSHVDKPSDVISEGDKVRVKVLKVDPEKGKISLSIKAALPGPWDTAADKIHIGDVVTGEVKRLVNFGAFVELFPGVEGLVHISQISHKHIGTPHEVLKEGQEVQVKVLDFNPSEKRVSLSIKETEEAPAPSAKPERNRDRAPKEVLDNPNVSLSNQGLSFTLAERFGDKLDKFKEK, via the coding sequence ATGTCTGAAGAAATAAGAAATCAGGAAGCTGCGGAGAATGTGGTAAACAATGAATCCGTAGAAGCGGTAGATTCCGCTGCTAACAACCAAGAGGAATTGGCAAGCCAGGATGAGCTGGAGCAAATCATTTCCTTGAAAAAAGGCGACACCGTGAAAGGAACGATCGTCAAAATCGAAGATAACCAAGCTTATGTCAGCATTGGATATAAATATGACGGCGTCATTCCGATTCGCGAATTGTCTTCCGTTCAGCTCGACAATGCCGCTTCGGCAGTCGAAGTCGGACAAGAAGTGGAATGCAAGGTTGTCAGCATCAATGACAACAAGGAAAGCCTCGTTCTTTCCAAGCGCGCTGTGGACAGCGAGAAATCTTGGGATGACCTGGAGAATTACTACAATTCCCAGGAAGCTTTCGAAGTTACCGTCGCCGACGTAGTCAAAGGCGGTCTGGTTGCCGACGTAGGCGCCCGCGGATTTATTCCGGCTTCCATGGTTGAGCGTCATTTCGTTGAAGATTTCAGCGACTACAAAGGACGTACGCTGCGCGTAAAAGTGAAAGAGCTTGACCGTGAGAACGGTAAAGTTATTCTTTCCGCTAAAGAAGTGCTCGAAGAAGAATTCGAAGCCAACAAGCAAAAAATTATGTCCGAGCTCTCCGAAGGCCAAATCATCGAAGGTACTGTACAGCGTCTGACCCAATTCGGCGCGTTTGTCGATGTGGGCGGCGTTGACGGACTGGTTCACGTATCCGAAATCGCTTGGAGCCATGTTGACAAGCCTTCCGATGTGATTTCCGAGGGAGACAAAGTACGTGTGAAAGTACTGAAGGTTGATCCGGAAAAAGGCAAAATCAGCCTGAGCATCAAAGCGGCATTGCCTGGTCCTTGGGATACGGCTGCCGACAAAATCCATATCGGCGATGTGGTAACAGGCGAAGTAAAACGCCTTGTCAACTTCGGTGCGTTCGTCGAGCTGTTCCCGGGCGTAGAAGGCCTTGTGCATATCTCTCAAATTTCCCACAAGCACATCGGCACGCCGCATGAAGTGCTTAAGGAAGGGCAAGAGGTACAAGTTAAGGTTCTGGATTTCAATCCGTCCGAGAAGCGCGTTTCCTTAAGCATCAAGGAAACGGAAGAAGCTCCAGCGCCAAGTGCCAAGCCGGAGAGAAACAGAGACCGGGCGCCTAAAGAAGTGCTCGACAACCCTAACGTTTCGCTTAGCAACCAAGGACTCAGCTTTACGCTGGCCGAACGTTTCGGCGACAAACTGGACAAATTCAAGGAGAAATAA
- a CDS encoding DUF2768 family protein, which yields MDPMTKMWLSLIAILIMGLSVFLITFARSRTKGLLRGVLSVIAFLTMLIGLLGGAASIM from the coding sequence ATGGACCCGATGACGAAAATGTGGCTGTCCCTGATTGCCATTTTGATTATGGGGTTGTCCGTATTTCTCATTACATTTGCCCGCAGCAGGACGAAAGGCCTTCTTCGCGGGGTTTTGTCTGTCATCGCTTTTCTGACTATGCTGATCGGGCTGCTTGGCGGCGCGGCCTCAATAATGTAA
- a CDS encoding NAD(P)H-dependent glycerol-3-phosphate dehydrogenase, translating into MSEKIAVLVAGSWGTALASVLAANHPEVYLWTRNKVQSDEINAGHTNEHYLPGVVLPEGIIATTDMEEAVTDAKAVVIVAPSSGMRQVARSLKAYWKDGMLCVHATKGFETETMKRMSTVISEELGCNEGRIVVLSGPSHAEEVVRHCPTTVVVASLDEKAAVLAQDLFMNNDFRVYTNRDMVGVELAGALKNIIALGAGMSDGLGYGDNAKAALITRGIAEISRVGVELGANPLTFAGLAGIGDLVVTATSKHSRNWRAGSLLGQGKPLDEVLESMGMVVEGIRTTQAAYAISANLGVQMPITDQIYHVLFKGRSPREAVEALMGRDPKAELESISQETWEQWHT; encoded by the coding sequence TTGTCTGAAAAAATCGCCGTACTGGTCGCGGGCAGTTGGGGAACGGCGCTGGCAAGCGTTCTGGCGGCGAACCATCCGGAGGTTTATCTGTGGACGCGAAATAAAGTTCAGTCGGACGAAATCAACGCGGGCCATACGAACGAGCATTATTTACCCGGCGTTGTTCTGCCTGAAGGCATCATCGCCACGACTGATATGGAAGAGGCGGTTACGGACGCCAAGGCGGTTGTTATTGTGGCTCCCTCTTCGGGCATGCGCCAGGTCGCCCGCAGTCTGAAAGCATACTGGAAGGATGGTATGCTGTGCGTTCATGCCACCAAAGGCTTTGAGACGGAGACGATGAAACGGATGTCCACAGTGATATCCGAGGAGCTCGGGTGCAATGAGGGACGTATCGTTGTTCTGTCCGGGCCGAGCCATGCGGAGGAGGTTGTCCGACATTGCCCGACGACAGTCGTTGTCGCTTCGCTGGATGAAAAAGCCGCGGTATTGGCGCAGGATCTGTTCATGAACAACGACTTCCGGGTGTACACGAACCGGGATATGGTAGGCGTGGAACTGGCGGGAGCGCTCAAGAACATCATAGCGCTCGGCGCTGGGATGTCCGACGGTCTCGGTTACGGCGATAATGCCAAGGCGGCGCTGATTACCCGGGGAATCGCGGAAATCTCCCGCGTCGGCGTGGAGCTCGGGGCGAATCCCCTCACTTTCGCCGGTCTGGCCGGGATCGGCGATCTGGTCGTAACGGCGACAAGCAAGCACAGCCGCAACTGGCGAGCGGGTTCACTGCTCGGGCAGGGCAAACCGCTGGATGAGGTGCTGGAATCGATGGGCATGGTAGTGGAAGGAATCCGCACAACCCAGGCGGCTTATGCCATCTCGGCCAACTTAGGTGTGCAGATGCCGATTACCGACCAGATTTACCATGTGTTGTTTAAGGGCCGCAGTCCGCGGGAAGCGGTCGAGGCGCTGATGGGGCGCGACCCGAAGGCCGAGCTGGAGTCCATCTCCCAGGAAACCTGGGAGCAGTGGCATACCTAA